A DNA window from Cutaneotrichosporon cavernicola HIS019 DNA, chromosome: 2 contains the following coding sequences:
- a CDS encoding uncharacterized protein (RING-like zinc finger), which produces MWYNLRHLTAVLGLVLVNPAAAWIPAVPINDTDGLQVSVGSQLELSYNDPLAKYRTTISYQLQSEDREEVMNSTRGALVHFTEEMYRENVTTTTPWIALISCEVTESQNNTFIDLADIFTLARDSGAVSALLYATNTSMCLLNPAYIDTENFHHVLDIFATTDMRGAVMLEGQFSYTTADFFNFNATLLNESASDINATLNGKQLKHKSFIVAELTAMNGTAKPTQQEHPTPDEGGVQGGNQKRTNNAMIAVYVITGFIAAMVLMTCFSVVRRSLRPQTQRRYIPGGAMEEEDVGPPRRVGLAQAIVDTFPIIKFNKNTPVPVPPEPHRAKELEPSLNRFELQEMRSPSSAFPQASTLRGSSTKGSIATYDTPPLLEDSPDGSRRASTLEGEALRDDQCPICLLEFEDGDDLRVLPCQGQHRFHQACVDPWLLRVSTSCPLCRKDFNPDLDEHADASEDEDEPQPHRITRGYLALIRRARRREHGVDRGPSRTRPREADQTGPGGY; this is translated from the exons ATGTGGTACAATCTACGCCACCTAACGGCcgtgctcggcctcgtgctcgtgaACCCGGCGGCAGCGTGGATCCCGGCCGTGCCCATCAACGACACTGACGGACTCCAAGTCAGCGTCGGGAGCCAGTTGGAGTTGAGCTACAACGACCCGCTAGCCAAGTACCGCACGACAAT ATCGTACCAGCTGCAATCAGAAGACCGAGAGGAGGTCATGAACTCGACACGCGGGGCTCTTGTGCACTTCACGGAGGAAATGTATAGGGAGAacgtgacgacgacaacaCCTTGGATCGCCCTTATCTCATGCGAGGTCACCGAGTCGCAGAACAACACATTCATAGACT TGGCTGACATCTTCACCCTTGCGCGCGATAGTGGTGCCGTCTCGGCCCTCCTCTACGCGACCAACACGTCGATGTGCCTCCTCAACCCGGCTTACATCGACACGGAGAACTTCCACCACGTGCTCGACATCTTTGCAACCACGGACATGCGCGGGGCAGTAATGCTCGAAGGCCAGTTCAGCTACACGACGGCTGACTTTTTCAACTTCAACGCGACGCTGCTCAACGAGTCAGCGTCGGACATCAACGCGACACTCAACGGTAAACAGCTCAAGCACAAGAGCTTTATTGTGGCCGAGTTGACCGCAATGAACGGCACGGCGAAACCCACACAACAGGAGCACCCGACTCCCGATGAAGGCGGTGTTCAAGGGGGCAATCAAAAGAGGACGAACAATGCCATGATCGCAGTGTACGTCATCACGGGGTTCATCGCGGCCATGGTCCTGATGACGTGCTTCTCGGTCGTGCGGCGGTCACTACGGCCCCAAACGCAGCGACGGTACATCCCCGGTGgggcgatggaggaggaggacgtagggccgcctcgccgtgTTGGCCTGGCTCAGGCGATCGTGGACACATTCCCCATCATCAAGTTCAACAAGAACACCCCGGTGCCGGTGCCGCCAGAGCCACACCGCGCGAAGGAGTTGGAGCCATCGCTCAACCGCTTTGAGCTGCAGGAGATGCGTTCACCGAGCTCAGCGTTCCCGCAAGCCTCGACGTTACGCGGAAGCAGCACAAAGGGGAGCATAGCGACGTACGACACACCTCCGCTGCTGGAGGACTCGCCAGATGGGAgtcggcgcgcgtcgacgctcgagggcgaggcgctgcgAGATGACCAATGCCCCATCTGCCtcctcgagttcgaggatggcgacgacctccGCGTTCTCCCTTGCCAGGGGCAGCACCGCTTCCACCAGGCGTGCGTGGACCCATGGCTGCTGCGCGTGTCGACGTCCTGTCCCCTGTGTCGGAAGGACTTTAACCCCGATCTTGATGAGCACGCAGACGCaagcgaggacgaggacgagcccCAGCCACACCGCATCACGAGGGGATATCTCGCACTCATCAGGCGTGCACGTCGGCGGGAACACGGCGTAGACAGAGGCCCGAGCAGAACGCGGCCGCGAGAGGCGGATCAAACGGGCCCGGGGGGTTACTAG
- a CDS encoding uncharacterized protein (Gamma interferon inducible lysosomal thiol reductase (GILT)): MFKLVLALAASVASVASAVAQQEPYMPLDAPRVNVSLFVMSRCPDARICETVFEEVLKQDHILSKIDLAIDYLGHIDEAAPYGVECMHGDLECAGNAHQLCVRAHAPLDKFYATLSCMNYANFPGVIGTTALTRKCADTAGIDWWRSGIGACIEGKEAERAGRLAEREAWLTGTEIKIPNVLAEEEIDEWADADALDPLAEEGRKRLVDSVKYTIKEGVTKSCTIRIASTLKHSPRECIVDGGVWKGCDDGHAASDFARVIKQEWANLQK, encoded by the exons aTGTTCAAACTCGTCTTGGCGCTGGCTGCGTCTGTCGCGTCTGTCGCGTCAGCAGTCGCGCAGCAAGAACCATACATGCCactcgacgcgccgcgcgtcAACGTCTCACTCTTCGTCATGAGCCGGTGCCCTGATGCC CGTATCTGTGAGACCGTCTTCGAAGAGGTCCTCAAACAGGACCACATCCTGTCAAAGATCGACCTCGCTATCGACTATTTGGGCCA TATCGATGAGGCCGCACCCTACGGTGTAGAGTGCATGCACGGCGACCTGGAATGCGCCGGCAACGCCCACCAACTCTGCGTacgcgctcacgctcccCTCGACAAGTTCTACGCAACCCTCTCGTGCATGAATTACGCAAACTTCCCCGGCGTGATCGGAACGACCGCCTTAACCCGCAAATGCGCCGACACGGCGGGTATCGACTGGTGGCGTTCCGGGATTGGGGCGTGTAttgagggcaaggaggctgagcgGGCCGGCCGGTTGGCTGAACGTGAGGCGTGGCTTACTGGAACTGAGATCAAGATTCCCAATGTtctggccgaggaggagattgaTGAGTGggccgacgccgatgcTCTGGATCCactggcggaggagggccggAAACGTCTCGTCGACAGCGTCAAGTATACGATTAAAGAGGGGGTTACGAAGAGCTGCACGATCCGGATTGCCAGCACGCTCAAACATTCTCCACGGGAGTGTATTGTCGACGGAGGGGTGTGGAAGGGCTGCGATGACGGGCACGCCGCATCCGACTTTGCCCGCGTTATCAAGCAGGAGTGGGCCAATCTGCAGAAGTAG
- the CTU1 gene encoding uncharacterized protein (Plays a central role in 2-thiolation of mcm(5)S(2)U at tRNA wobble positions of tRNA(Lys), tRNA(Glu) and tRNA(Gln). Directly binds tRNAs and probably acts by catalyzing adenylation of tRNAs, an intermediate required for 2-thiolation. It is unclear whether it acts as a sulfurtransferase that transfers sulfur from thiocarboxylated URM1 onto the uridine of tRNAs at wobble position. Prior mcm(5) tRNA modification by the elongator complex is required for 2-thiolation. May also be involved in protein urmylation), with amino-acid sequence MPSLCALCDTARALVKRPKTGQPVCKQCFFDVFEAEVHQTITHGGEDGGSIFERGDKVAIGASGGKDSTVLAHVMTTLNAQYDYGLDLYLLSIDEGIKGYRDDSLETVKQNQKEYGLPLKILSYSELYGWTMDRVVEQVGKKNNCTFCGVFRRQALDRGSATLGVDHILTGHNADDMAETVLMNIMRGDVARLQRCTALTTQSEDTIKRSKPFKYAYEKEIVMYAYFKKLTYFSTECIYAPEAYRGYARIFLKDLEAIRPSAILDIIRSGETFVLDQKTQRGMKAMQTCTRCGYIASNDLCKACALLQGLESGSTQAAMAGEVPEGQRVIPKFERKLRVAEGNAVEGVERAVARVDIGAE; translated from the exons ATGCCCTCCCTCTGCGCGCTATGCGACACTGCCCGTGCCCTCGTCAAGCGGCCCAAAACGGGACAGCCAGTGTGCAAGCAATGCTTCTTCGACGTcttcgaggccgaggtACACCAGACGATTACCCATGGGGGTGAGGATGGGGGCTCGATAtttgagcgcggcgacaagGTCGCCATCGGGGCGAGTGGTGGCAAAG ACTCTACTGTACTCGCGCACGTCATGACCACCCTCAATGCACAGTACGACTACGGGCTCGACCTGTACCTCTTGAGCATTGACGAGGGGATCAAAGGATACCGCGACGACTCGCTCGAAACTGTTAAACAGAACCAGAAGGAGTACGGATTACCGCTCAAAATTCTCAGCTACTCGGAGCTGTATGGGTGGACTATGGACCGTGTGGTGGAGCAAGTCGGCAAGAAAAACAACTGTACTTTTTGCGGTGTGTTTCGTCGCCAGGCCCTCGATCGGGGGAGCGCTaccctcggcgtcgatcACATTCTCACAGGTCATAATGCCGACGACATGGCTGAGACAGTACTCATGAACA TTATGCGTGGCGACGTCGCTCGGTTGCAGCGCTGTACGGCCCTTACGACACAGAGCGAGGACACGATCAAGCGATCCAAGCCGTTCAAGTATGCGTACGAAAAGGAGATTGTTATGTACGCGTACTTTAAGAAGCTCACGTATTTCTCGACAGAGTGTATTTATGCGCCGGAAG cgtACCGCGGCTATGCGCGCATCTTCCTCAAGGATCTGGAGGCTATCCGCCCCTCCGCGATCCTCGACATCATCCGCTCTGGCGAGACGTTCGTGCTCGACCAGAAGACCCAGCGGGGGATGAAGGCGATGC AAACATGCACTCGCTGCGGGTACATCGCCAGCAACGACCTGTGTAAGGCGTGCGCGCTCTTGCAGGGCCTGGAGAGCGGGAGCACACAAGCTGCCATG GCCGGCGAGGTGCCTGAGGGCCAGCGGGTGATCCCCAAGTTTGAGCGCAAGCTGCGAGTCGCTGAGGGGAacgccgtcgagggtgtcgagcgtgccgtcgcgcgcgtcgatATTGGCGCGGAGTAG
- a CDS encoding uncharacterized protein (Lysine methyltransferase) produces MPRWGNPTSFLPLLPKDQGTLEPLAASDLIEYMEVLKEMYMPPIHGGFTAADMDFEDGRNGKKKKKRTLSGGSVDLPGLDLDLHMEGLGLNEPIEEEEDSHDDSHDDSHDEDEHGYEDPFERDWAEKWLNGVVRRAQTWIESNDFGDDPTPEESKATHQVEAVLRDATAVLALMAGTGAAGGLTRHLLFPLAAELVPGLRALRPLDTAGMSPETTRFLARLGTSPTSLGKSPTSRSLSARSPGTGRRTAALPVLLHDAPITDHISVGVQTWGAAILLGREVSLRPTSFGLFQNPSPRVLELGAGTGLLAIICRKLLDLRAAATAIGAPTPGPMGALPANNSVPDAGLVVATDFHADVLANLRICVDLNATPRPDAPTTGVEIAKLDWCTFPAFMEARAKRAAGEDAPEVEEEELAPFVDKPFDLVIVSDCVYDPSHAGLIRDVAAWTVRPPGRHDSGGVMHLISPIRPTFTPELESIDVSFPPLQSYPPLAERRAAAKGATDALRTSVPASLRGEGLGLAQGLRLGIHLRPLAPAIAAIAAIAAGY; encoded by the exons ATGCCGCGCTGGGGAAACcccacctccttcctccccctcctcccaaaGGACCAGGGGACGCTGGAGCCGCTAGCCGCTTCAGATCTCATCGAGTACATGGAGGTCCTCAAGGAGATGTACATGCCTCCTATCCATGGGGGCTTCACGGCAGCCGACATGGACTTTGAGGATGGCCGCAACGgaaagaagaagaagaagcgcacCCTCTCGGGAGGGAGTGTGGATTTGCCaggcctcgacctcgacttgCACATGGAGGGGCTTGGACTCAACGAGccgatcgaggaggaggaggattCGCACGACGACTCACACGATGACTCAcatgacgaggacgagcatgGGTACGAAGATCCGTTCGAGCGCGACTGGGCCGAGAAATGGTTGAATGGCGTTGTGCGGCGCGCACAGACGTGGATTGAATCCAACGATTTCGGAGATGACCCAACGCCAGAAGAAAGCAAGGCAACGCACCAAGTCGAGGCTGTCCTTCGCGACGCGACCGCcgttctcgccctcatGGCTGGTaccggcgcggcgggcggaCTAACAcgccacctcctcttccccctgGCTGCCGAACTGGTACCGGgcctccgcgccctccgGCCGCTCGATACGGCCGGCATGAGTCCTGAGACGACGCGCTTCCTCGCACGCCTCGGAACCAGCCCGACGAGTCTGGGCAagtcgccgacgtcgcgtTCTCTATCTGCCCGTTCTCCAGGGACGGGGAGGCGGACTGCAGCCCTCCCCGTGCTTCTCCACGACGCGCCCATCACCGACCACATCTCGGTTGGCGTACAGACATGGGGCGCGGCCATTTTACTGGGAAGAGAGGTATCGCTCCGCCCCACCTCGTTCGGCCTCTTCCAAAACCCCAGCCCGCgggtcctcgagcttggcgcaGGTACAGGTCTACTAGCTATCATCTGCCGTAAGCTGTTGGACCTGCGCGCGGCTGCTACGGCTATTGGTGCACCAACGCCCGGACCGATGGGCGCGTTACCCGCCAACAACAGCGTCCCTGATGCTGGATTGGTAGTCGCCACCGACTTCCACGCCGATGTGCTGGCCAATCTCCGCATCTGTGTGGACTTGAACGCGACCCCGCGCCCCGACGCCCCAACAACAGGCGTCGAGATAGCCAAACTCGACTGGTGCACCTTCCCGGCATTCATGGAGGCGCGGGCTAAGCGCGCGGCTGGGGAGGACGCGCCGGAAgtggaagaagaggaaCTCGCACCATTCGTCGACAAGCCTttcgacctcgtcatcgtctcTGATTGCGTGTACGACCCGTCTCATGCGGGCTTGATCCGCGACGTGGCTGCATGGACTGTGCGTCCGCCGGGACGACACGACTCGGGGGGTGTTATG CATCTCATCTCACCTATCCGGCCGACATTCacgcccgagctcgagtcgaTCGACGTCAGCTTCCCTCCGCTCCAGTCTTACCCGCCACTCGCTGAGCGCCgggcggccgccaagggCGCGACGGACGCGTTGCGGACCAGCGTGCCTGCATCTCTAAGGGGCGAGGGGCTTGGTTTGGCACAGGGCCTACGTCTCGGT ATTCATTTGCGCCCTTTAGC ACcggccatcgccgccatcgccgccatcgccgccggcTACTAA
- the rsd1 gene encoding uncharacterized protein (linker between RRM2 and RRM3 domains in RBM39 protein) has protein sequence MADTPPHPPRPLPGSRDRTPELTTKREKRHREDDDDDRDRRSRRRDDDRDRSRDHRRRYDDDDDDRERRRRRERERERDNNRRRDRSRDRSRDRSRDRSRSRDRDRDRDRRRDRSRSREPRNRSRSRDRSRDRSRDHDRPRRPRDDSRERERARLKAMTREEKERERDRRDREMREERREMARREGRDYNSPRRRPSFSREASQLLDEVDAEARSVFVSQIAARLTSQDLGHFFDDMLGRGSVRDARIITDKGRRSKGMGYVTLRSPDLVNKALNLSGKVVVGIPILVGLTPADSYEGMSLKAVIASIRGQRETQKELHASRPRGPRYPPITPGAIPSSIDPNAHAGAAIPYHRLYITKLSDTLSNDDLRQVFDPFGEIEFVDLHVDHSGASKKTAYVQFAELPAAQMAIDAMNDFELAGEKIQVQPVEERNAQFENMEGDQRRGGRLDAAGRMELMKKLARTDDASRPRVAAPPKPERQRPTHFLMVSNMFNPDEETERNWDTDLAEDIQDEVNNKYGRVARIKVDKMSQGDVYIEFADLDGSENARRGLQDRWFGGRKLEAQFISEALFKAHL, from the exons ATGGCAGACACTCCTCCGCACCCTCCGCGTCCGCTGCCGGGCAGCAGAGACCGTACTCCTGAACTCACTAC TAAACGTGAGAAGCGTCATCGCGAagatgacgatgatgatCGTGACAGAAGGTCCAgacgccgcgacgacgaccgtgACCGCAGCCGcgaccaccgccgccggtacgatgacgatgacgacgaccgcgaacgccgccgccgccgtgaACGCGAGCGTGAGAGAGACAATAACCGCCGCCGTGACCGCAGCCGTGACCGTAGCCGTGACCGTAGCCGTGACCGCAGCCGCTCCAGAGACCGTGACCgtgaccgcgaccgccgccgcgaccgatcgcgctcgcgcgagccCCGAAACCGCTCCCGCTCTCGTGACCGCTCTCGTGACCGCTCTCGTGACCACGACCGGccccgccgtcctcgtGATGactcgcgcgagcgtgagcgggCTCGCCTCAAGGCTATGACGCGCgaagagaaggagcgcgagcgcgatcgCCGTGACCGCGAGATGCGTgaggagcggcgcgagatggCCCGGCGCGAAGGC cgcGACTACAACTCTCCCCGTCGCCGGCCGTCGTTCTCGCGCGAGGCGAGCCAGCTGCTCGATGAGGTTGACGCAGAGGCCCGTTCAGTATTCGTTTCGCAGATTGCTGCGCGTCTTACCAGCCAGGACCTAGGTCATTTCTtcgacgacatgctcggccgcggctcggtgcgcgacgcgcgcatcATCACTGATAAAGGCCGCCGCTCCAAGGG AATGGGTTACGTGACGCTCCGCAGCCctgacctcgtcaacaaggCGCTCAACCTATCGGGCAAGGTGGTGGTCGGTATCCCGATCCTTGTTGGGCTCACGCCGGCCGACTCGTACGAGGGTATGTCGCTCAAGGCAGTCATTGCGAGCATCCGTGGACAACGTGAGACCCAGAAAGAGCTGCACGCCAGCCGCCCACGCGGGCCCCGCTACCCACCTATTACTCCAGGTGCTATTCCCTCGAGCATCGACCCGAACGCGCACGCGGGTGCGGCGATCCCGTACCACCGTCTGTATATCACCAAGCTCTCCGACACGCTCTCCAACGATGACCTCAGGCAGGTGTTTGACCCATTCGGCGAAATCGAGTTTGTCGACCTGCACGTGGACCATTCCGGCGCATCCAAGAAAACCGCGTACGTGCAGTTTGCTGAGCTCCCCGCTGCCCAGATGGCCATCGACGCGATGAACGACTTTGAGCTCGCGGGTGAGAAGATCCAGGTCCAGCCTGTCGAGGAGCGTAACGCCCAGTTCGAGAACATGGAAGGCGACCAGCGCCGCGGTGGCCgccttgacgccgccgGCCGTATGGAGCTGATGAAAAAGCTCGCTCgcaccgacgacgcgagCCGCCCGCGTGTGGCGGCCCCTCCCAAGCCCGAGAGGCAGCGCCCAACGCACTTCCTCATGGTGAGCAACATGTTCAACCcagacgaggagacggagcgCAACTGGGACACAGACCTGGCCGAGGACATCCAGGACGAGGTGAACAACAAGTatggccgcgtcgcgcgtATCAAGGTCGACAAGATGAGCCAGGGTGATGTTTACATCGAGtttgccgacctcgacgggTCTGAGAACGCGCGCCGCGGTCTCCAGGACCGCTGGTTCGGCGGCCGCAAACTCGAGGCGCAGTTTATTTCCGAAGCGCTGTTCAAGGCGCATCTGTGA
- the FMT1 gene encoding uncharacterized protein (Formyl transferase, C-terminal domain) has translation MILSLRARSVITRLGPVSCRSSYLRRYLSTDSERPAEPFRVLFCGSDAFSVAALDALLGAEDVWQSLVVLTPRERAIGRSGKDTYIPPLKLFALERDIEHHDVPPGKLSFPEAFQKHHPSHLLLTASFGHIIPTPLLSPFAHALNVHPSVLPLYRGAAPVQWAIANGDSATGVTVQSMAPREVGVDAGAVLGAVEGLDATYNTLLPDLAHVAGRLLVQVLRQLQNGAATPHAQDSANVTRAPKITNDTARVNWGSQGAGTLDARHRAFGHTQPLWAHRPQELVHGNPKVKRDQAVQLTSVKRSGAVPEQAEKWASEAGRQPGTIVLDKRGRRVLALTRDGWLELVRVRPAGKKEQPGAEWWNGLPPNVKTRGWGILE, from the exons ATGATACTCTCCCTTCGAGCACGCTCCGTCATTACACGGCTCGGACCGGTTTCGTGCCGATCCTCGTACCTTCGGCGATACCTGTCGACCGATTCCGAGAGACCAGCCGAGCCATTCCGCGTGCTCTTCTGCGGGAGCGACGCCTTCTCCGttgcggcgctcgacgccctcctcggtgCCGAGG ATGTGTGGCAGAGTCTAGTTGTTTTgacgccgcgcgagcgcgccatCGGCCGCAGTGGCAAGGATACATATATTC CGCCGCTCAAACTCTTCGCCCTGGAGCGTGATATCGAGCATCACGACGTGCCGCCTGGCAAGCTCTCCTTTCCAGAGGCGTTTCAGAAGCACCACCCCTcgcacctccttctcacCGCCTCGTTCGGGCACATCATCCCCACCCCGCTTCTGAGCCCCTTCGCACACGCCCTCAATGTCCACCCCAGCGTACTGCCACTGTACCGCGGTGCGGCGCCGGTGCAATGGGCCATCGCGAATGGGGACTCGGCGACAGGCGTGACGGTACAGAGCAtggcgccgcgcgaggtcggcgtcgacgccggcgctgTCCTGGGTGCAGTCGAAGGATTG GACGCAACATACAACACCCTCCTGCCGGATCTGGCACACGTCGCTGGTCGTCTGCTCGTGCAAGTCCTTCGCCAGCTGCAGAATGGCGCTGCGACTCCGCACGCTCAGGACTCGGCGAACGTGACCCGCGCACCGAAAATTACGAATGACACTGCACGCGTCAACTGGGGGTCACAGGGCGCGGGGACGTTGGATGCGCGCCATAGGGCCTTTGGGCATACACAGCCGCTCTGGGCCCATAGGCCGCAGGAGCTCGTTCATGGTAATCCCAAGGTCAAGCGTGACCAGGCCGTCCAGCTTACTTCGGTCAAGCGGTCCGGCGCGGTGCCGGAGCAGGCTGAGAAGTGGGCATCCGAGGCGGGACGACAGCCGGGGACGATTGTTTTGGACAAGCGGGGACGGCGTgtgctcgcgctcaccCGCGACGGGTGGTTGGAGCTAGTGCGCGTTAGGCCAGCAGGTAAGAAGGAGCAGCCTGGCGCCGAGTGGTGGAACGGCCTCCCGCCCAATGTCAAGACGCGTGGATGGGGGATCCTCGAATAA
- the IME4 gene encoding uncharacterized protein (MT-A70), whose product METQGPAAQLRELMGRESAKTRLRRLASHAPVAFNPVCPHTTETACSESNGDACSHVHFQPIMRPYTDPSLGHCSYLNMCYGEPLFAGNPSLGESGGGTKFGTKECRYLHFQVTPAAAYHTESPPLTTPIPLPAPARALRAPPRPGTAQWVNCDIRNFDFSVLGQFQVIVADPPWDIHMSLPYGTMTDDEMRSLPLASLQPDWGILALWVTGRAMELARELLNVWGYVRVDELVWLKTNQLQRLIRTGRTGHWLNHTCEHLLVALKRPVGWPRERGVPWEKADLRALRRGVDTDVVVAEVRETSRKPDEVYGVIERLAPHGRKLELFGRKHNIRPGWLTLGNQLRDSQITEPDLHARLCARYPDQTFTLVQ is encoded by the exons ATGGAGACGCAAGGCCCAGCGGCGCAGCTACGTGAGCTGATGGGACGGGAGAGCGCCAAGACGCGGTTGCGGCGGCTTGCT TCCCACGCGCCGGTCGCGTTCAACCCCGTATGCCCGCACACGACCGAGACGGCGTGCAGCGAATCCAATGGAGACGCCTGCTCCCATGTCCACTTCCAGCCCATCATGCGGCCGTATACCGACCCGAGTCTCGGCCACTGCTCGTATCTCAACATGTGCTATGGCGAACCGCTGTTCGCAGGTAACCCGAGCCTTGGCGAGTCGGGTGGTGGGACCAAGTTTGGGACCAAGGAGTGTCG ATACCTCCATTTCCAAGTCACTCCGGCGGCGGCATACCACACCGAATCGCCACCACTCACAACGCCAAttcccctccccgccccTGCTCGCGCCCTCCGcgcccctcctcggccgGGGACAGCGCAATGGGTTAACTGCGACATACGCAATTTCGATTTTAGCGTCCTGGGACA GTTCCAAGTAATCGTGGCCGATCCACCGTGGGACATCCACATGTCT CTTCCATACGGTACGATGACGGACGACGAAATGCGTTCTCTGCCCCTCGCCTCTCTCCAACCTGACTGGGGCATTCTCGCGCTCTGGGTCACTGGGCGCGCAATGGAACTCGCTCGAGAGCTGCTCAACGTGTGGGGATATGTGcgggtcgacgagctcgtgtGGCTCAAGACCAACCAGTTACAGCGGCTTATTCGGACCGGACGCACAGGGCATTGGCTGAACCATACCTGCGAGCATTTACTGGTTGCTTTGAAGCGGCCCGTTGGGTGGCCGAGGGAGCGCGGCGTTCCCTGGGAGAAGGCGGACCTGCGCGCTCTCAGACGGGGTGTGGATACTGACGTGGTCGTCGCTGAGGTCCG CGAAACTTCGCGCAAACCGGACGAGGTGTATGGCGTTATCGAGCGCCTGGCGCCACACGGTAGAAAGCTCGAGCTCTTCGGGCGCAAACACAATATCCGCCCTGGGTGGCTGACCCTCGGTAACCAGT TGCGCGACTCGCAGATCACCGAGCCCGACCTCCATGCGCGCCTGTGTGCGCGCTACCCGGACCAGACGTTCACTCTTGTACAGTAA